Proteins encoded together in one Kitasatospora albolonga window:
- a CDS encoding c-type cytochrome biogenesis protein CcsB has protein sequence MNLAAATNENLAEISNVLIYSSMAVYTLAFFAHIAEWVLGSRSKVGRTAAGLSGSRAGGAAAPQVVTQAGGTAVLERPKVVTRAAAGTRDVPDGPGAAGGTFKGDLWGRIAVSLTVVAFAVEAGGVITRALSVQRAPWANMYEFSITFSTVAVGSYLVLLALKKNVRWIGLPLVTTVLLDLGLATTVLYTESDQLVPALHSYWLWIHVSTAILCGAVFYLGAVGTVLYLFRDSYENKLASGGAPGKFATSVMERLPSASSLDKFSYRVNAAVFPLWTFTIIAGAIWAGDAWGRYWGWDPKEVWSFITWVAYAAYLHARATAGWKGRKAAYLALVAFGCWLFNYYGVNIFVSGLHSYAGV, from the coding sequence GTGAATCTCGCCGCCGCAACCAACGAGAACCTGGCGGAGATCAGCAACGTACTGATCTATTCGTCGATGGCCGTCTACACCCTGGCCTTCTTCGCGCACATCGCGGAGTGGGTCCTCGGCAGCCGCAGCAAGGTGGGCCGTACGGCCGCCGGGCTGTCCGGCTCCCGGGCCGGTGGCGCCGCCGCCCCCCAGGTGGTCACCCAGGCCGGTGGCACCGCCGTACTGGAGCGGCCGAAGGTCGTCACCCGCGCCGCCGCCGGAACCCGTGACGTGCCCGACGGGCCGGGCGCGGCGGGCGGCACGTTCAAGGGCGACCTGTGGGGCCGGATCGCGGTCTCGCTGACCGTGGTGGCCTTCGCCGTGGAGGCGGGCGGGGTCATCACCCGCGCCCTCTCCGTGCAGCGGGCCCCCTGGGCCAACATGTACGAGTTCTCGATCACCTTCTCCACCGTGGCGGTCGGCTCCTACCTGGTGCTGCTCGCGCTGAAGAAGAACGTCCGCTGGATCGGCCTCCCCCTGGTCACCACGGTCCTGCTGGACCTCGGTCTCGCGACGACGGTCCTCTACACCGAGAGCGACCAGCTGGTGCCCGCGCTGCACTCGTACTGGCTGTGGATCCACGTCTCGACCGCGATCCTCTGCGGCGCGGTCTTCTACCTCGGCGCGGTCGGCACGGTCCTCTACCTCTTCCGCGACAGCTACGAGAACAAGCTCGCCTCCGGCGGCGCGCCCGGGAAGTTCGCCACCTCGGTCATGGAGCGGCTGCCCTCGGCGTCGTCGCTGGACAAGTTCTCGTACCGCGTCAACGCGGCGGTCTTCCCGCTCTGGACGTTCACGATCATCGCGGGCGCGATCTGGGCGGGCGACGCCTGGGGCCGGTACTGGGGCTGGGACCCCAAGGAGGTCTGGTCCTTCATCACCTGGGTCGCCTACGCCGCCTATCTGCACGCCCGCGCCACCGCCGGGTGGAAGGGCCGCAAGGCCGCCTATCTGGCGCTCGTCGCCTTCGGCTGCTGGCTGTTCAACTACTACGGCGTGAACATCTTCGTCTCCGGCCTGCACTCCTACGCCGGGGTCTGA